One Candidatus Omnitrophota bacterium DNA segment encodes these proteins:
- a CDS encoding proton-conducting transporter membrane subunit: protein MENLSFNLLLDGLSIFFLAVIFIVSLPSAIYSIGYLNGEAGKAKKNLAWFLLAAFIISMVLVVTVNNALIFLVAWEVMSLVSYFLVIFDTKHEKSIQAGTIYIVMTHLATAFLVAAFLLMYKHAGSFDFLAIKNACLVMPRQTRNIIFLLLLAGFGTKAGIVPMHIWLPYAHSQAPSHISSIMSGVMIKTAIYGILRFIFFIMGVDCTWWGMLVISLAVISCLVGVIYALMANDIKKLLAYSSIENIGIIFLGIGLSMFFINLKMPFLAVFSLIAGLYHLINHAIFKGLLFLCAGSIYKATGTRDIEKLGGLIKRMPQTAICFLLGAMAISALPPLNGFVSEWLTLQAFFLGALNVQGSAKLFLGFSAAMLALTSGLAVACFVKAFGVTFLALPRSRYAKEAKEVSFTMKAAMFFLSALTVIFGLLAGFIMKLLAKTASAATGIDSRGFSFSVNNFTLSPEIGKNIYLSIPLILIVLIGFGLIAFSVYRLFGRQREVIYNTWDCGYYKLGSHNEYTATAFSKPFRIAFSFFLLPYHKAQKIRDSFYHVKSFAYETYTTPVFKKYIYQPLLAVVFKTAKSMRRIQPGSIHLYLAYIFATVLLLIIFINKF from the coding sequence ATGGAAAATTTATCGTTTAATTTATTGTTGGACGGGCTTTCTATATTTTTTCTGGCTGTGATTTTTATTGTTTCGCTGCCATCGGCAATTTACTCTATCGGTTATTTAAACGGCGAAGCGGGTAAGGCAAAGAAAAATTTAGCATGGTTTTTGCTTGCTGCCTTTATAATCTCAATGGTGCTTGTGGTAACGGTAAATAATGCCCTGATTTTCCTTGTTGCTTGGGAAGTTATGTCGTTAGTCTCGTATTTTCTCGTTATATTTGACACAAAACACGAAAAATCTATTCAAGCAGGGACAATCTATATTGTCATGACACATCTTGCGACAGCCTTTTTGGTTGCCGCATTTTTATTAATGTATAAACATGCCGGTTCATTCGATTTTCTTGCGATAAAAAACGCCTGCCTGGTGATGCCGAGGCAAACCCGTAACATTATATTTTTGTTGCTTTTGGCAGGCTTTGGTACCAAGGCGGGGATAGTTCCAATGCATATCTGGCTTCCTTACGCGCATAGCCAGGCGCCCAGCCACATTTCAAGTATCATGTCGGGTGTAATGATTAAAACCGCAATTTACGGAATACTCAGGTTTATATTCTTTATCATGGGAGTTGATTGTACATGGTGGGGGATGTTGGTTATCAGCCTTGCGGTAATCTCCTGCCTCGTCGGAGTAATTTACGCTCTTATGGCCAATGACATAAAGAAATTGCTGGCTTATTCAAGTATCGAGAATATCGGGATTATATTCTTAGGAATAGGATTGTCCATGTTTTTCATAAACCTGAAAATGCCTTTTTTAGCGGTTTTTTCTTTGATAGCAGGTTTGTATCACCTGATTAATCATGCGATCTTTAAGGGATTATTGTTTTTATGCGCCGGCAGCATTTATAAAGCTACCGGAACGCGCGATATAGAAAAATTAGGCGGGTTGATCAAGAGAATGCCGCAAACCGCAATTTGTTTTCTGCTGGGAGCAATGGCAATTTCAGCGCTTCCTCCTTTAAACGGATTTGTTAGTGAATGGCTTACTTTGCAGGCTTTTTTCCTGGGTGCCCTTAATGTTCAAGGCTCGGCAAAACTATTCTTAGGTTTCTCTGCGGCTATGCTCGCCCTAACCAGCGGGTTGGCAGTTGCCTGTTTTGTGAAAGCTTTCGGAGTGACGTTTTTAGCGCTACCCCGTAGCCGTTATGCAAAAGAGGCGAAAGAGGTTTCATTTACTATGAAGGCAGCGATGTTCTTCTTATCGGCCCTGACCGTTATTTTCGGTTTGTTAGCCGGGTTTATTATGAAATTGTTGGCAAAAACCGCCAGTGCCGCAACAGGGATAGATTCACGCGGTTTTAGTTTTTCTGTGAATAATTTTACCTTGTCACCGGAGATAGGGAAAAACATTTACCTATCTATACCTTTAATTTTAATCGTGTTAATTGGTTTTGGGTTGATAGCATTTAGCGTGTATAGGCTCTTTGGCAGGCAAAGAGAGGTAATTTATAATACTTGGGATTGCGGTTACTATAAGCTGGGTTCGCACAATGAATACACCGCCACCGCTTTTTCAAAACCATTCAGAATCGCCTTTAGTTTTTTTCTTCTTCCATATCATAAGGCGCAGAAAATCCGTGATTCATTTTACCACGTTAAATCATTTGCTTATGAAACATATACAACACCAGTTTTTAAGAAATATATTTATCAGCCTCTCTTAGCGGTAGTTTTTAAAACAGCCAAATCTATGAGAAGGATACAGCCGGGGAGCATACATCTATATCTGGCATATATTTTTGCTACTGTTTTGTTGCTGATCATATTCATAAACAAATTTTAA
- a CDS encoding NADH-quinone oxidoreductase subunit H: MKILIIFLQLGLFLVIPPFLSGLITKVKNNLRMRKGQSMFQPYYNLAKLFSKDEVVSETASWVFKITPFVVISSSLAAAAMIVTGNMADFLALIFVFALGRFFICLAALDAGSSFGGMGSSREMFISSLVEPAICLVIFSLSLQFGSTNFLAFTGTHSISVASLVSAVALFLITIAETSRVPIDNQETHLELTMIHEAMILEYSGRRLALIEMASYIKQMVLFFLIAQIVFPVCLPQGATLTVHAFWWVWYLARLFFIAVVVAFVEVSVAKMRLFRVADFIWFAFVLGIIATICAILGV; encoded by the coding sequence ATGAAGATATTGATTATTTTCCTACAATTAGGTTTATTCTTGGTTATCCCGCCGTTTTTGAGCGGATTAATTACTAAGGTAAAAAACAACCTCAGGATGCGTAAGGGCCAGAGTATGTTTCAGCCCTATTACAATTTGGCAAAACTTTTTTCTAAAGACGAGGTAGTTTCCGAAACAGCTTCATGGGTATTTAAAATAACGCCTTTTGTTGTAATTTCTTCTTCTTTGGCTGCCGCGGCAATGATTGTTACCGGCAATATGGCAGATTTCCTGGCGCTCATATTTGTTTTTGCTTTGGGTAGGTTTTTTATCTGCCTTGCGGCATTAGACGCGGGGAGTTCCTTTGGCGGCATGGGTTCATCAAGGGAGATGTTTATATCTAGCTTAGTTGAACCCGCTATCTGTTTAGTGATCTTTTCTTTATCTTTGCAGTTTGGTTCAACAAATTTTTTAGCATTTACCGGCACCCATTCGATATCTGTCGCTTCATTAGTTTCGGCTGTTGCATTATTTCTTATAACAATTGCGGAAACCTCGCGAGTTCCTATTGATAATCAGGAAACTCATCTTGAGTTAACTATGATACATGAAGCAATGATTTTGGAATATTCCGGAAGAAGGCTTGCTTTAATAGAAATGGCCTCTTATATAAAACAGATGGTTCTTTTTTTTCTAATCGCTCAGATTGTTTTCCCGGTTTGCCTGCCGCAGGGTGCAACTTTAACGGTGCATGCTTTTTGGTGGGTATGGTATTTAGCGAGGCTGTTCTTCATTGCCGTCGTCGTAGCTTTTGTGGAAGTATCGGTTGCAAAAATGCGGCTTTTTAGAGTCGCGGATTTTATCTGGTTTGCTTTTGTCTTAGGGATTATCGCGACAATATGCGCCATTTTGGGAGTTTGA
- a CDS encoding hydrogenase 4 subunit F has protein sequence MEIFFILGIPVLLAIGAALIRNLKIAGMFNSIGYLLILILSIVLLKKVPLSEGVESHFGFIYLDTLSVFFIFVISVVAFAASLYSISYIKKDLEKGIISQRKAKIYYILFNFFCLSMLFVPSVNNMGILWVAIEMTTLISAFLVGFYNTKESVEAAWKYIIICSVGIILALLGTILFYFAFSFSGGIKSLNWSDMVMSAGKMDKNILKIAFIFIVVGYGTKAGLAPMHTWLPDAHSQAVSPISALLSGVLLKTAIYAILRFGIIIIKAVGFAFFGKIMILFGVVSLVISAGFIIVQKDLKRLLAYSSIEHIGIIAIGFGLGNVLGVIGALLHVFNHAVTKSLMFFGAGNIVSVYKKHNMNSIRGVIKVLPFTGIMLLLGTFALTGFPPFSIFISEIIILIGAFLNGSYLIAGLMLLFLAVIFSAFIYHFGKMLFGNLPKDMVKVQEPLSGKIAFLFLFFQICALGLVIPFIKKDLIWIAQKLFQG, from the coding sequence ATGGAAATATTTTTTATTCTCGGGATTCCCGTTCTTCTTGCCATAGGGGCAGCGCTAATTAGAAACTTGAAGATTGCGGGGATGTTTAATTCTATCGGGTATTTATTGATATTGATTTTAAGCATAGTTTTATTAAAGAAGGTGCCGTTATCCGAAGGCGTTGAATCCCACTTTGGTTTTATTTATTTGGACACATTAAGCGTATTTTTTATTTTTGTTATTTCGGTGGTGGCTTTTGCCGCTTCGCTTTATTCCATCTCTTATATTAAAAAAGACTTAGAGAAGGGGATAATCTCTCAAAGAAAAGCAAAGATTTATTATATCCTCTTTAATTTTTTCTGTTTATCAATGCTTTTTGTGCCTTCAGTAAATAATATGGGTATTCTTTGGGTGGCTATTGAAATGACCACGCTTATTTCTGCTTTTCTCGTTGGCTTTTACAACACCAAAGAGTCGGTTGAGGCTGCCTGGAAATATATTATTATCTGTTCGGTTGGGATTATCCTTGCTCTTTTAGGCACAATACTTTTCTATTTTGCTTTTTCGTTTTCCGGAGGGATAAAAAGCCTGAATTGGTCGGACATGGTTATGTCCGCAGGGAAAATGGACAAGAATATCTTGAAAATCGCCTTTATTTTTATTGTGGTTGGTTATGGGACAAAAGCAGGGCTTGCCCCCATGCATACCTGGCTTCCTGACGCACATAGCCAGGCAGTTTCTCCGATAAGTGCGCTTTTATCCGGAGTTTTACTGAAGACCGCGATATATGCAATTTTAAGATTCGGCATCATCATTATTAAAGCGGTTGGGTTTGCGTTTTTTGGGAAGATTATGATTCTATTTGGAGTTGTTTCTCTGGTTATTTCAGCAGGTTTTATTATCGTCCAGAAAGATTTAAAACGCCTTCTTGCCTACAGCAGTATTGAGCACATCGGTATTATTGCCATTGGTTTTGGCCTTGGCAATGTTCTGGGAGTCATCGGTGCGCTGCTGCATGTTTTTAATCACGCGGTAACCAAGTCGCTCATGTTTTTCGGAGCAGGAAATATTGTAAGTGTTTATAAAAAACATAATATGAATTCTATCCGCGGGGTGATAAAAGTGTTGCCATTTACCGGTATTATGCTGTTGTTGGGTACTTTTGCCCTTACAGGGTTCCCGCCGTTTTCAATTTTTATCAGCGAAATTATAATACTTATCGGAGCTTTTCTAAACGGCTCTTATTTAATTGCAGGATTAATGCTATTATTCCTGGCAGTAATTTTTAGTGCTTTTATCTATCATTTTGGAAAGATGCTTTTTGGTAATCTGCCTAAGGATATGGTTAAAGTTCAAGAGCCGCTGAGCGGAAAGATAGCATTTTTATTTTTGTTCTTCCAGATTTGCGCTTTGGGCCTTGTCATCCCATTTATAAAGAAGGATTTAATATGGATTGCACAGAAATTATTTCAGGGATAA
- a CDS encoding NADH-quinone oxidoreductase subunit C — MDCTEIISGIKNKFPGFSALSVSEEFTDEVCLKVAPENFKEACFALHKTLPSPVMMLFAEDERRESNKFVVHCVFVSFKRSQWVRLSMDIPKDNPAFDSIAKNIYSANLFEREIWEMFGIEPKGNPDLRHLSLHDEVCPAGNYPLRKDFKKIENGNLSEYKFGRVEGDGIFEVPVGPVHAGIIGPGHFRFSVAGEPIINLELRLGFTHRGVEKLFEGKTCLEAIKIAERVSGDSSFAHSLAFANAAEKISNITISKQTAYLRAIFLELERMYNHVNDMGGIALDVSFSFASAYASIIKEAILQLNELLTASRYLKGVNTIGGVSSGTGIKKEIFFDSLNKIENDFCEFEKILSSSVSFMDRVDTTGVLRRKTAEDLGIVGFAGRASGIPTDLRKYFPGVYKEAKFKMILQESGDVLARLRLRIEEFKESVRLIREFTEKLNQNEEAVVNPQYKEGCALGYVEAWRGPVLYWLKTGSNGLIQRCKIVDPSFRNWQGLSYAVLGNIIPDFPLCNKSFDLSYSGNDL; from the coding sequence ATGGATTGCACAGAAATTATTTCAGGGATAAAAAACAAATTTCCGGGTTTCTCTGCGCTCTCTGTCTCGGAGGAATTCACAGACGAGGTTTGTTTAAAAGTAGCTCCGGAGAATTTTAAGGAGGCTTGTTTTGCGTTACATAAAACTCTTCCTTCTCCTGTAATGATGCTTTTTGCCGAGGATGAGCGTCGGGAGTCAAATAAATTTGTAGTTCATTGTGTATTTGTAAGTTTCAAGAGAAGCCAGTGGGTCAGGTTAAGCATGGATATCCCAAAGGATAATCCAGCTTTTGATTCTATCGCAAAGAATATTTATTCAGCGAATCTATTTGAGAGAGAAATTTGGGAGATGTTTGGTATTGAGCCAAAAGGAAACCCTGACCTAAGGCATCTTAGCTTGCACGATGAGGTTTGCCCCGCGGGGAATTATCCTCTACGCAAGGATTTTAAGAAAATAGAAAACGGAAATTTAAGCGAATATAAATTCGGCAGGGTAGAAGGAGATGGGATATTTGAAGTTCCTGTTGGCCCTGTGCACGCGGGAATTATCGGGCCCGGGCATTTCAGATTTAGCGTTGCCGGGGAGCCGATAATCAACTTGGAATTAAGGCTCGGGTTTACCCATCGGGGAGTAGAAAAGCTTTTTGAGGGGAAAACCTGCCTTGAAGCGATAAAAATTGCTGAACGCGTTTCCGGAGATTCTTCTTTTGCGCATAGTTTAGCATTTGCTAATGCTGCAGAAAAAATTTCCAATATCACAATTTCTAAACAAACCGCTTATCTTCGCGCAATATTCCTTGAGCTTGAGAGGATGTATAATCATGTGAATGATATGGGAGGAATCGCTCTTGATGTAAGCTTTAGTTTTGCATCAGCGTATGCTTCGATAATAAAAGAGGCGATCTTGCAATTAAACGAATTGCTTACTGCAAGCAGGTATCTTAAAGGAGTTAATACGATAGGAGGGGTTTCATCTGGCACCGGCATTAAGAAAGAAATATTTTTTGATTCGCTTAATAAAATTGAGAATGATTTTTGTGAATTTGAGAAAATTTTAAGCTCCAGCGTTTCTTTTATGGATAGGGTGGATACTACCGGGGTATTAAGAAGGAAAACCGCGGAAGATTTGGGAATAGTGGGTTTTGCGGGAAGAGCCTCGGGAATACCCACGGATTTAAGAAAATATTTCCCCGGAGTGTATAAAGAGGCAAAATTCAAAATGATCTTACAAGAGTCTGGTGATGTTTTAGCAAGGCTGCGCCTTAGAATTGAGGAATTCAAGGAATCTGTCAGGCTTATAAGGGAATTTACGGAAAAACTCAATCAGAATGAAGAAGCTGTGGTAAATCCGCAATATAAAGAAGGATGCGCTTTAGGTTATGTTGAAGCCTGGCGCGGGCCTGTTTTATATTGGCTTAAAACAGGTTCCAATGGATTGATACAAAGATGTAAAATCGTAGATCCTTCTTTTCGCAACTGGCAGGGATTGTCATACGCGGTGTTAGGAAACATTATCCCGGACTTTCCTCTTTGTAATAAGAGTTTTGATTTGTCGTATTCAGGAAACGACCTTTAA
- a CDS encoding NADH-quinone oxidoreductase subunit B family protein: MINILKNRALKGIVTKHISLDKAKEIEITGSELSSLIKQKFNRSLNIREVDTGSCGACESEIIAANNPIYDLQRFGINFVASPRHADALMVTGPVSKNMLIALKKTYEAMPEPKFIISVGDCASDGGVFKDSYYVEGGVKKVLPVILSIPGCPPSPLTIIKSLLAFLKEK; this comes from the coding sequence ATGATAAATATACTAAAAAACAGGGCATTAAAAGGCATTGTAACAAAGCATATCTCTTTGGATAAGGCTAAAGAGATAGAAATAACAGGCAGCGAGCTATCTTCGCTTATAAAACAAAAATTCAACAGGTCGCTTAATATACGTGAGGTGGATACTGGTTCTTGCGGTGCTTGCGAATCGGAAATCATTGCGGCTAATAACCCGATTTATGACTTGCAGCGTTTCGGGATTAATTTTGTTGCCTCACCTAGGCATGCGGATGCGCTTATGGTTACTGGGCCGGTTTCTAAGAATATGCTTATCGCCTTAAAAAAGACATATGAAGCAATGCCGGAACCAAAATTCATCATTTCTGTCGGAGACTGTGCTTCGGATGGGGGCGTATTTAAAGATTCTTATTATGTTGAAGGCGGAGTAAAAAAAGTATTGCCGGTAATATTAAGTATCCCCGGTTGCCCTCCATCTCCTTTAACAATCATCAAGTCTTTACTGGCTTTCCTTAAAGAAAAATAA
- a CDS encoding radical SAM protein, with product MMMFPPTGLEYVATSAKGLVGKVTLMDLRYEKELSDVNNLIDFISKEIDIICVGIGWDRQLEEICKMLNSFPKNIPLVIGGYKATEKVEEFFQNCPDISIIVRGEGEESIKEILEGKALKDILGISYKEGGKIIHNKNRPFPHVDNLPAPDRSLRRNNYSLLLNGINIAGLTFDSVLSARGCPFNCKFCTFSMNPLGQKRNYSARSVESVVDEIEKLEAKVILFSDDDLFCNPKRAEQICDLIIKRKIKKRYLAQARIDIAKYPSLLEKMVKAGFKALLIGIESPHDWILTQLNKGFNQETIRKAFAVLRKYPIYYNGYFIYGNIGEKEEEMLYISKFAKEIGVDSIACNKLRIEQFSPLRELAEKTPGYHITERGELYSDTYSHAALKKIGRRIKFSFYTPGRFMKILFKNIFIVKFFTFKEIISVFLATPRLLKSVIVRERSRGRLKDSLTRTFIRNK from the coding sequence ATGATGATGTTTCCTCCTACCGGCCTTGAGTATGTGGCAACCAGTGCCAAGGGTTTGGTTGGTAAGGTTACGCTTATGGATTTAAGGTATGAAAAGGAATTATCCGACGTAAACAATTTAATAGATTTTATATCCAAGGAAATAGATATAATTTGTGTTGGCATTGGCTGGGACCGGCAACTTGAAGAGATATGCAAAATGCTCAACAGTTTCCCTAAAAATATTCCTTTGGTTATAGGCGGTTACAAGGCCACAGAAAAAGTAGAAGAATTCTTTCAAAACTGCCCAGATATTTCCATAATTGTCCGTGGAGAAGGGGAGGAATCAATTAAAGAAATTCTTGAAGGAAAGGCTCTAAAAGACATTTTGGGTATTTCTTACAAAGAAGGCGGTAAGATAATACATAATAAGAACCGGCCTTTTCCTCACGTAGATAATCTTCCTGCTCCTGACCGTTCATTAAGGAGAAATAATTATTCGCTTTTATTAAACGGGATAAATATCGCCGGATTGACTTTTGATTCTGTTTTAAGTGCCAGAGGCTGCCCATTTAATTGTAAATTTTGCACCTTTAGCATGAACCCTCTGGGGCAAAAGAGAAATTATTCCGCGCGCTCTGTTGAATCGGTGGTTGATGAGATAGAAAAACTTGAAGCCAAAGTAATACTTTTTAGCGACGATGATCTTTTTTGTAATCCCAAAAGAGCGGAACAAATCTGCGATTTAATTATCAAGCGAAAGATTAAAAAACGTTACCTTGCGCAGGCAAGGATTGACATAGCCAAATACCCAAGCCTCTTAGAGAAAATGGTAAAAGCTGGTTTTAAGGCCTTGTTAATCGGAATCGAATCTCCTCATGACTGGATACTTACGCAACTTAATAAAGGATTTAACCAGGAAACGATTCGGAAAGCCTTTGCGGTTTTAAGAAAATACCCTATATATTACAATGGATATTTTATTTATGGGAATATCGGGGAGAAAGAAGAAGAAATGCTTTATATCTCTAAATTTGCTAAAGAAATAGGAGTTGATTCTATTGCTTGTAATAAACTTAGGATAGAACAGTTTTCTCCGCTTAGAGAGCTCGCAGAAAAAACTCCCGGTTATCATATTACAGAAAGAGGAGAGTTGTATTCTGATACTTACAGCCACGCTGCTTTAAAGAAGATCGGCAGAAGGATAAAATTTTCTTTCTATACTCCGGGAAGATTTATGAAGATACTTTTTAAGAATATATTTATTGTGAAGTTTTTCACGTTTAAAGAAATTATTTCGGTTTTTCTTGCTACCCCGAGGTTGTTAAAGAGCGTCATTGTCCGAGAACGCTCGCGCGGAAGACTCAAAGACTCTCTTACCCGCACTTTTATCAGAAATAAGTAG
- the metG gene encoding methionine--tRNA ligase subunit beta produces MASIEDFRKLELKVAEIKEVNEHPNADKLYVITLDLGDRTKQVVAGIRLSYQKEDLIGKQVIVVDNLDPAVLRGVESQGMLLAATDETGIVVISPERKVKLGSIVK; encoded by the coding sequence ATGGCAAGTATTGAAGATTTTAGAAAATTAGAGTTGAAAGTTGCTGAAATTAAAGAGGTTAACGAACATCCTAATGCGGATAAATTGTATGTAATCACACTTGATCTTGGGGATAGGACTAAACAAGTAGTAGCTGGGATAAGGTTGTCTTATCAGAAGGAAGATTTGATTGGTAAACAGGTTATTGTAGTAGATAATCTTGATCCTGCGGTATTAAGAGGAGTTGAAAGCCAGGGAATGCTTCTGGCTGCCACAGATGAAACCGGAATAGTTGTTATTAGCCCGGAAAGAAAGGTTAAGTTGGGGAGTATAGTAAAGTGA
- a CDS encoding YkgJ family cysteine cluster protein — MSAKIKQFIPEEYCLQCKGCCRFAQEDSVWLPCLLDEEKLELIDKEGIPPVSITADSRVHPVPNPKSEGFICPLLNIEDNKCKIYLSRPFECQLYPFLLNLRDKKVILTIDLNCPYAREKANSKEFKEYTEYLTTFLNEPAQIKILKANPQILQAYEEVSDIVELNF, encoded by the coding sequence GTGAGTGCAAAGATTAAACAGTTTATTCCAGAAGAATACTGCTTGCAGTGTAAAGGATGCTGTAGGTTTGCCCAGGAGGATTCAGTTTGGCTGCCTTGTCTTTTAGATGAAGAGAAGCTAGAGTTGATAGATAAAGAAGGAATTCCACCTGTTTCAATAACCGCTGACAGTAGGGTTCATCCTGTGCCTAATCCTAAGAGCGAAGGATTTATCTGTCCGTTATTGAATATTGAAGATAACAAATGCAAAATTTATTTGAGCCGTCCATTTGAATGCCAGCTTTATCCATTCTTACTGAATCTGCGCGACAAAAAAGTGATTTTAACAATTGATCTAAATTGCCCATACGCAAGAGAAAAAGCTAATAGTAAAGAGTTTAAAGAATATACCGAGTACTTAACCACCTTTCTAAATGAGCCAGCGCAAATAAAAATCCTTAAAGCCAACCCGCAAATACTCCAGGCTTACGAAGAAGTTTCTGATATAGTTGAACTAAATTTCTGA
- a CDS encoding phosphatidylglycerol lysyltransferase domain-containing protein — protein sequence MGLKKLSLQDKKIIDKYLSFSEHSLSFYALENILIWNSFYDIGWEIIDNSLCIFFKDKIGCFLYLPPLGAKQSALAVNKSFEVMDRFNANPQVSRIENIEEQDVKFFKEMGLLCREKSLDYLCSRSELANLKGNKFKSKRASLNYFTKHYDFESFELTSNLKKECLSLYDYWSKQRKAQNEDHVFQGMLDDSRLSLKTALDNYNKLDFTGMAVKVNGKIGAFSFGYPINKNTFCILFEITDLSIKGLAQFIFAEFCSQLKGYKYINIMDDSGLENLKKVKLSYKPARLIPAFIATR from the coding sequence ATGGGCCTTAAAAAATTATCTCTTCAAGATAAAAAAATTATAGATAAGTATTTGTCTTTCTCGGAACACAGCCTTTCGTTTTATGCTTTAGAAAATATCCTTATTTGGAATAGTTTTTATGATATTGGCTGGGAGATAATTGACAATTCCCTGTGTATTTTTTTTAAGGATAAAATTGGTTGTTTCTTATATCTGCCTCCGCTTGGAGCCAAGCAAAGCGCTTTAGCGGTTAATAAATCCTTTGAGGTTATGGATAGATTCAATGCAAATCCTCAGGTTTCACGTATTGAGAATATTGAAGAGCAGGATGTAAAGTTTTTTAAAGAGATGGGGCTTCTTTGCAGGGAGAAATCGCTTGATTATTTATGCTCAAGGTCAGAGTTAGCGAATTTAAAAGGGAATAAATTTAAATCTAAGCGCGCCTCATTAAATTATTTTACCAAACATTATGATTTTGAGAGTTTTGAATTAACATCAAATCTGAAGAAAGAATGCTTAAGTTTATACGATTATTGGAGCAAGCAGAGAAAAGCTCAGAATGAAGACCATGTTTTTCAGGGGATGCTTGATGATAGCAGGTTAAGTTTAAAGACAGCTCTCGATAATTATAACAAGTTGGATTTTACCGGGATGGCTGTGAAAGTAAATGGCAAGATAGGAGCATTTAGCTTTGGATATCCAATAAATAAAAATACATTCTGCATTCTTTTTGAAATTACAGACCTTTCTATAAAAGGCCTTGCGCAGTTTATTTTCGCAGAATTCTGCAGCCAGTTAAAGGGGTACAAGTATATCAATATTATGGATGATTCGGGGCTTGAGAATTTAAAGAAAGTGAAGCTTTCTTATAAACCGGCAAGATTAATCCCTGCTTTCATCGCAACCAGGTAA
- a CDS encoding exonuclease domain-containing protein, with protein MDKKLDEIEFTIFDTETTGLDAASGDRIVEIAAVRFKDGQRLDTFQALVNPDRPICEAAFQVNKITPEMLIDAPRIKEVLPGFLKFIQGSCLCSYNAGFDLEFLNNELKLSSMPELEGIVVVDVLKMSRRLLPGLERYALCFVAESLGITTKQIHRAFSDVELTLGVFNKLNEMLYEKGIKDFKNFSNLFSINAHLLESMNSKKISEIQEAIDLNVRLHIRYISSSGEISERDVIPKEIKQEYGRSYLLARCCQKNKERIFRIDGILHLEIV; from the coding sequence ATGGATAAGAAATTAGATGAGATAGAATTTACAATTTTTGATACAGAGACTACCGGGCTTGATGCTGCTTCCGGGGATAGGATTGTAGAAATTGCAGCCGTAAGGTTTAAAGACGGCCAGAGGTTAGATACCTTTCAGGCTTTAGTTAACCCTGACCGGCCGATTTGTGAAGCAGCTTTTCAGGTAAATAAGATAACCCCGGAGATGTTAATTGATGCTCCGAGGATTAAAGAGGTATTGCCGGGGTTTTTAAAGTTTATTCAAGGAAGCTGCCTGTGTTCTTATAACGCAGGTTTTGATTTAGAATTTTTGAATAATGAATTAAAGCTAAGCAGTATGCCTGAATTAGAAGGGATTGTAGTTGTTGATGTTTTAAAGATGTCCCGCCGGCTCCTCCCTGGTTTGGAGCGTTACGCGCTATGTTTTGTTGCGGAAAGCCTTGGCATTACTACCAAGCAGATACATCGTGCTTTTTCCGACGTTGAGCTTACTCTGGGAGTATTCAATAAATTGAATGAAATGCTTTATGAAAAAGGAATCAAGGATTTTAAAAACTTCTCAAACTTGTTCTCTATTAATGCGCATTTGCTGGAAAGCATGAATTCAAAAAAGATTTCTGAAATTCAGGAAGCAATCGATTTGAATGTTAGATTGCACATAAGATATATCTCAAGCTCCGGAGAAATCTCGGAGAGAGACGTAATCCCGAAAGAAATTAAGCAGGAATATGGCCGCAGCTATTTATTGGCACGTTGTTGCCAAAAAAATAAGGAACGCATATTTAGGATAGATGGCATATTGCATCTTGAAATCGTATAA